Genomic segment of Lemur catta isolate mLemCat1 chromosome 2, mLemCat1.pri, whole genome shotgun sequence:
TGGGGTCACTGCTCAAGGCTGGTCCACCACCTGGAGGTGCTCTGGATCGGTCAGTGTCCCCCACAGCATGGGACTGGATGACACCTGCGGAGAGCTGGGGTTGTGCAATGAGGGGGCCCAAGGGTGCAGCCAACAGTCTCCTGAGTCTGTGCAGCCCAACTCCTGTTGtacaaggggaaactgaggctcagagaggatatGGCCACCTCAGATCCTTCAGAAACTCGGGGCAAGTTGCTGGGATCAGCTCTGGGGTCCCCTGGCTCCCTGGCCAGGTGTGCACAGGTAGGTAGGCAGATGTTTGGCTCACCTGGTGGGCAGGTGTCCCCAGGCACAGCCAGAGTGTATGGATGGGAGAGCTTGGCCAAAGCCAGTGCACCCCAGCCAGTCcaagaaagggaaactgaggcaaaatgaAGAAGGCCTGCCCCTCACCTAAGGTGCTGCAGTGCATCCGGGTCAGCGTGGGTCCCCACGgctccccaccctgcacccccagccccggcctcTGGGACAGAAAGAAACCTGGACCTGGCTGGGGGCCTAATCCCACCCTGgcctcaccctgccccacccccaaggaACAATTTACCTTTCGGAGCGGGTCCAAGATATTAATTAAGATAAATCTACCTCAATTTTGAGATTCTCTTATCAtgtaatttatcaaaattatgttaattatttctGTAGGGCAGCAAAATTATTAcctcttttgtgtctgatttgtATTAATATTCATAATTTAATAATTCAGCACCCTGGCCATCTGGTCCTGGAGCAGCTCCCTTCCCTCCGCCCGTCCGAGCCAAAGGCCCCCACCAGCCCGCGTGTCCCCGGGCCCCGCACTGTGTCCCCCTGCGCGTCCCAAGGGTCCAGCCCCAGGGCTGCTGGCCCCAGCCCGCCCCCGGCCGGTGTCATCACCGGGCCCGCAGCACAGACAGGTCCCCGCGGTCCCCGCACAGGTATGTGCACAGGTACAGCACGCCGCCACCCCCGCTTGGCAGGTGAGCCGAGCTGAATTGACATTTTCCACACTTTGTGAGTTTTACACTGTAATTTGACATAATTAATGCCTACATTACTGCTGATAATTTAGCTAGTTAATTAAACTCGGAGGAGATAATTAAGGAGAGGCTACTGCTTGGATTGCTAAttgtttttgtcattatttcGGGGGCCGACAGCTGCCGGCTGAGTCATCCTGTTTTGTCAGCTGACGGGTCACGTGACACAGGGGTCCCCCGGGGGCCCCCCACttccaggggagggaggagcgCAGCCGGATACCTGGCTGCTGCCTGGAGCCTCGCCAAAGCTGCTGGCTGTTCTGCCCACTCCGCTCCTCCTCGAAGCAGAGACAGCCCCATCCGAGCCTGCCTGAGAGCTCCAGTCTGGGGTCACACCAAGGTCAGCCTAAGCCCCGCATCCCAGCCCAAGGGGTGAAGTGGCACCTGGCAGCATCCCAGCCTTCTGCAGCGGTCAGATAAGAAGTAGAACTTCCTGGGCCTGCTGGAAGCCAGAATGGATGAGCCCAAATAGCAACGAATGACAGGGAaattgtgagagagagagggagcgagggaaagagggagagggagagggaggcaggtcGGGGCACGGCTCCTGGAGGTCTTTGGTGGGACCTATCTGGAGACGTTCCCCAGTAGCCAGCCCTCCCCAAGGAAAGCCCTAAGGCGCAGTCCTCCCGCCCACCTGGGGGACAGGCAGACCCAGACCAGGAGAGAGGGGGGAAGCCCCGCGCCCTGGGCGGACCATCATCACTGTTGTCCCCACTTCCGAGTTAACCAGGGCCCTGCCAAAGGTTGCACGACAGGGAAGTGGCCATAGACCCAACgcaggccccagggcagggcccaggaggcCCGACCCAGGCACGGTCCTAGACAGGTTGGGGTGGCAGCTCTGccccctgagcctcagcttccccagcttCAAGGGAGCGGATGGGGCTGCACGACCCCCAGGCCCCCCAGCTCAGATGACGGGGGGAGCCAGGGGACAGCCCAGCCGTCGGCGTGATGCAGGTGGAATCATCAGGGTAGCCAACTAGGCTGTCGGGAAACCAAGTCAAAGAGGCTCCAGCAACCCTGGGGTTATTATCCCTCCAGCGAGGAGTCTACCTGTAAGATGGCTCTAGATTGGCTAATTCAGGGTCCAGGGACACCAATGGGACATCAACAAAGGCCAGGAGCCATCTCTGTTTCTGCCCCGCTAGTCACTCTTGCAGTCACACCATCTCTCATGGCCCCAAGATGGCTGCTGTGGTGCCAGGAGTCCCAAGTCCCACCACGACACCCCAAGTATCAGTTGGCACCCAGCAAAGATGGGGCTGTATCTTTCACATAgtcatattcttttcctttcttttcagatttttttttttaaagagcgggtctcactctgttgcccaggctggggtgcagtggagtgatcatagctcactgcagccttgaactcctgggctccagtgatcctcctgccccagccgcCCAcacagctgggaccacaggtgccaccacgcccagctcataCTATTTTCTTAACAGACGGTTTCCAGGGAGACCCAGAACCTCGAGCCTCTCTCCTGCTAAGCCTTGACCCTTCTCACCTGCAGGACACCAGCTTTGGCTTGGACCGTAAGAACCAGCTTCTTGCCACAGCGAAGCACAAACTCGTGCAACACGTAATCAGTGTAGGAGTCTGACCTCAGGCAGAAGTGCTCTCTTAGCAAACCCCCAGTTTCCTTTCTCGAGTGTTCAGATTGGCTACCTTTAGTCCAAACCCACCTCTCTCTTAAGACCTTACCCAAAACCACAGGAAGTAGTCAACTAATGccaatattctgaatatttttctacTATTGCCCCAGCCTTGAAGAATGTGCAGTCTGGGACCAAGGTACCATGGGGAACAGCGGAGTCTGAGTCCGTCACAACCTTGGGCCACCTCCCATTGGGCGGGGCCGtcactgcccagggctggggcctgcACTCAGTGCTCAGCTTGTTACCCATGGCACCTACTCCTGGAATTCTTCTGGAATTCTCTACCAGGCAGGATGTTTTCATCTAAAAAGATCAGAAAACCCAAGTGACAGTTTAAACAAAGGGGACTCTTACCCCACATGAGTGGGCTGATTAGTGCCCCCGAAGCTTCGTGTCACCCAGAACCTCAGATTGCAGCCtatttggaagtagggtcttGGCAGATGTAATACATTAAGGATCTTGATGAGATCATCCTGCATCTAAGGTGGGCCCTAAGCCAGCGACTGATGTCCTTGTACGAAGAGGGACATCTGAacacagggacacagggcagGCCATGTGGCGACGGAGGCAGACTGAAGTGacgcagccacaagccaagggacccCCGGAGCCAcaaggagctggaagaggcaggaaggagcctcccctggagcctccggAGGGAGCGGggtcctgcccacaccttgatctcagacacctgcctccagagctgggagaaAATGGGCTTCCTTGTCTGGTACTTTGTCCCTGGGGCCCCAGGACGCTCACACCCCCCCACAGccaccctccctcttccctcagccGCCAACAGGGAGCCCAGGGAGAGACTACGTCCCCCAGTGTCCTGTGCAGCCCGGGACGGCTACATAAGTAAGTTCTGGCCAAGGAGGAGAGAGCAGGACACCCCCAGAGGGCCCCGAATGCTGGTCAAGGTGGGTCATGTGTCCTCAAACGTGTGTCCTGCCCACGCTGCCCGCTCTGTACTCCACAGCCAGTGTGAGCTTCAGAGACAACTTCGGCCACTCGATTCTCCACTTGAAGCCCTCCCTAGTCCCTCGCCCCCAGCCAGAACTTGCACCCTCcccgcctcagggcctttgcatcgCCGCTGCCCCCCAGCTTGCCTACCTTTCTTCATCCTCCACCCCCCAGCGGCCGTGGTCCCAGGCTCTCCCCACAGAGCCCCCACCCTCAGGACTGCTGTCCTCTCTCATTGCTTGTCCCCTGGCTGTGCCAGAGTCCCCGAGGACAAGAACTGCTTGGTCTCTTGCTCACTGCTGGGCCTGCGGTACCGGGCGGGCAGCCTGGCATGTAGGAAGTGCTCAGTCAACCCTTGCTGGACGGAAGAGAAGGTACAATGGgattaaaaagcattttaggggcacagtggctcgcacctgtaatcccagcactttgggaggccaaggcaggaggatcactgagtgAATGCGGGGTGACAGTGGCCATGAGAGGGACACCAGGTGGATACATCAAATGGTAACGAGGAACCTGGGGAGACGTCCGAGTGTGTCAGAGCAGCCCTGTCCACCAGACATGGAACCTGGGCCATGtgtgtaattttgaattttctagtagccacattaaaaaaaataagtacaaagaaaaagatgaaattgatGTCCTTGGCATTTTCTGtaacccaatatatctaaaatatgacCATTTCCATACATAGTCAATATGAAAtgttattaatgagatatttcatCTCCTTTTTGTGGACAGTTTTGAAAGCCCGCATGCATGTCACACTCCGGCCACCTCCATTCGACTGGCCACGTTTCAGTGCTCAGCTGCCGCATGTGGCCAGGGGCCGCTGTAGTGAGCCCCTCGGCCCTAGAGGACCCCATTTCCCCGTTGAAGGTGTCAACCCGACGCCTCTTTTCATCTCACGCACCTCgaaagcccagccctgcccttgaCCGCCAGGGGAGGGGCTTTGCGGTCGCTCAAAGCTGAAACAGAGAATCTCTCGCTTCCCAGACGGCCCCAGCAGGCCTGAGTCCCTGTCCTCGGGGTCTCCAGTGGCCACCCGCGCTTTGCCCAGTGGCCCGGCCTCCGTCCGTCCAGCCCCGAGGGCGGCTTCCTGCGACTGCCAACCTGCGCTCTCACTGGCTTTCCCACTTGTCCGTCACTCGTGTACCCACCCCCGGCATTCCCATCGTGAGCGCTTAAAACGTTAACACGCACACACTGAAATCACTCCTCCTCCCCTCGTGCACCCTCGGACCCCGACCCCAGCCGCCCGGAGCGTGTGGGCGAGGCCAAGGCCCTCTCACCGGGCACCTGCCCAAGTGCCTGGTGCATCCACTCACAAACCCAATTGCCCCTTTCCAGAAAGTTCTCCTTCGTAAATAAATGAGAATAGAAATGGCCCATATGGAAATATAATGTTGTTAAAAGCACTGATTAAGTTTTACACAACCGTGTTGAGAGCGAAGGAAAGggttttagctttttaatttaagaaaagagGAATATGATACAATTTCAATTTGTGATAAGATAAGATGCTCTCGATATTGCAGTTGCAATCGGATTACATCCTAATGTGCTTTATAAGTGCCGGGCGGGCTGCGGATGAAGGTGTGTGTGATATTCTTTATTAACAACGTGATGGGCTGGCGTTCGCTCTGCCATCACTGGTGCTCCCGGCCCACCCGGGAGACCTCCTTAGCGCAGCCCTGGATGGAGGCTGTCGTTCCTCAGGGCACACCTGGGTGCACAGGCAGACAGGGGGAGCTCCCAGGCCCTACCACAGCCACCTGCTCAAAGGCGTGCGCTGGGAGGGGTCCCCGGgcggcaggggagggaagggagcggGCCCAGGAGTCCAAGCTCCAGCCCAGCAGGCACGCAAGAGCCAAAGCAGCCGCGGGGTGAGGGGGCCCCAGGGGAAGGAGACAGCCCGGAAGGGCCAGGTCTGCAGCAGCAGGAGGATCCGGGACCCCGGCCTCTGGCTGTGCCCCTTCTAGGGGGGTGGTGAGGGCCTGCAGGGTAGAGGGGACACGACCCCTGAGCTCACGCCCACCTCATGCTCATGTCCCCGGACTCCAGAATCCCCTGAGTCACATCCCTGTGacccccctgcccctcccgcccCTGGGGGAAGCCCAAGCCCAGGGGGTGCGGGCAGAATGTCCACCAGGGAGGCCCTCCCTCCCAAGGTAAACAGGGCCctggtggggggagaagggggtgcTGGGGGCTCAGCCCTTGCCCTGGGTCCGCAGACATTAGGGTGGCCTGGCAGGGAATGGCCAGGGGACACGGGGTGCCCGCCGGCGTCTCTGTGCCCCACGTTCTGGGCGAGGCCCTGTGGTGCCTGGCAGGTGAGCAGACCCCACCCGGCCCCCAGGGTCCTCTTGGTGACTCCGCTTTGAGCTGGGCTCCACCGAGGCCCAGGAGGGATGCGGAGTGGCGTTCAGGGGAGTCCTGGGAGAGACCTTTCTTCCCGGGAAGCCCGAGGGGCAGGCTCCaggtgggaaggaggctgggactCGGGACGCAGGCCACGTGGAGACCTCGGCCAGGGCAGCCGTGGGCTCCCACACACGACCCCGCCTGGGACAGTCCTTGCCAGGAACATCCAGGATCTGtgctccccaccctcccaggcgGAGGCCAGGCACATatgcccaggccccgcccactcCTGTCATGTGACCCCAGGCACTTGTGACTGTTTCCCCTCTTGTCAAGGGGACACAGTGCTGCCTCCAACTCCACAGGTTTTGTGAGGGGCTGCATGGCATGGGGCATGGCCATGCCCCCCATCCCGAGACCCCTGCTGGCCACCCCCCCAGGTGGGCTGATGACCAGCTGGACCTCCATTCCCTCCTCCAAGAGGGGTTGGGGCaagctgagggttagggttagggtctacGGGGAGGGGCGAGCCAGCTCCCCAATCTGGTACTAAACCCCTGCCACCTGTGCACTCCCCCGTGCATCTGGCAGGGGCTGAAGGAGGGCGTGGCAGAGCCCACGGGGAGTGCAGTGCAAGGGGGCCCTGGTGGGGGCATGAGGTCCCGGAAGCTGCTGGGGTCTCTTCTGCACGCTAATCCCCCACTCCTGCAGGGCAGCTTCGGGTGCGGGTCACCGTGAGCCCAGCGTCACGCACACTCGGGTCAGTCCCTGGGCCCAGCCGGCATCCTTGCCACTCGGGGCTGAgctccctctctgggccccggGGGCAGTCCCCAGCTCTGAGACACCCCAGGAAATTCCCTGAGACCTGAGCCCTCTGCCCAAGGCCCCCCCATCTCTCCCCTGCTCAGCTCAGGCCTGGGGGGCAGAGGTCCCCGAGCTGTGCCCGCTGGTGGGCGCTGGACCACCCAAGTGACCTAACTCAATCCTcggccccaggcagggcaggggcagctccCTGGGTCCCCCGAGTATGAGACTGGCTGGGCTCGGGCAGGGTCTGTCTCCACGGGCCATGGACGTAGGCAGTGTCACTGGCCCCTCTGACAGGTGAGAGGACTGCGGCCCAGGCCGGCTGAGCCCTGCGtgtcactcactcactcactcaacaaGTGTTTGTTAGGCtcctgccacgtgccaggcactgttccaggtgctAAGGACACAGCCCTGGGAGGACGGATGAGCTGCCCGACCACGGGTGCCTCCATCTAGGGAGAGGGGAAGACACAACAAACATCTCAATATAGAAGGCAACTTCGGACAGCTGAAAATAAACCAGGGtgaggggcagagagcaggggaCTCAGGGGAGCCTCTCTGAGGAGGGCAGAGTTAAGCAAGGACATAGGAGCGAGGCTTGTGGAGCACAGGGATGGGCAgagagcagcaagtgcaaaggccctgcggcacAGAGGCCACGGTGCAGGGGAGGGCGAGTGGGGGcgatgggaggaggggagggggaggaactTCTGGAAGCCAGCCCAAGCCCTGCCACAGGTTTCCCAAGGGGTGGACGGAggtcccctgccccctccccaccacagtGCCCCGTGAGGACCAGAGCTGCTCCGAGCCCAGGCCTCCGGCTCCCTTAAGTCCAAATCCTGAGCCTCCCAGCGCagaccctgcccccacccctcctgctgcAGCCACGCGGGGCTGCCCAGTGTCCGGCCACTTGCCACCCCGGAGCATCCCGATGGCCCTGCCGGCCAGACCTCAGCCCACGCTGGACATTCCCAAATCTGGCCTTTGTCCCTCAGACCCCGGGGGCCGCAGGGCTGAGGCCCAGCACGTTCAGGGACCAGACCCTCCCATAacgtccccacccccacatccacCTGTGAGTACCGGTTGTTGGAAAAAGCCTCTGACGTGCACTGAGCGCCTCCTGCAGGAGCGGATGACTCTGGGAACCCTGCACACCTGGGCTTCCGTCCAGCTGGGCCGCTGGTTGGCTGTATGCTTTGCAGGTGGGGGGGCCACCCAGGTGGGTGGGGCCGGGCAGCCTCTACAGCACCAGGTAGTGGGGCAGCCAGACCCACCTGGGCCCCAGGGATGCTCCGGGGGTCCCCCAAGCCCATCCTGTTCAGCCTCCTGACTCCAGTTGCAGGGCCTGGTCAACGGCCATGGCCCCAAGGATGCGTCCCTGCCGTCCCGCCCAGACGGTGCCAGGCTCTGCAGATGGCATGGACATCCCACTGGGCTGGCCTCGTGCCTGGGACCTGATGACTTTCGGGGGCTCTGTCTACCCTGCACCCACCACGTGCCCAGCCAGGGCCCCCCAGCACCTCCGCAGCTGCCCAGGAGCCCTGGAGTGGACCCCCAGGTCCCAGTCCCTGACATCACCTaccttgctgtgtgacttcaggggACCACAGCaccctctgagcctcggtttcctcatcagtaaagtgGAGCTCACCTGCGGCACCCAGGCGGCTCCCCCTGCTCGCTAAGTGGCACTCTGCCGCCCCCCGGTGGTGATGAGTCTGCATTGCAGGTATCCCCAGCGGGTCAGGCCCAGGGGACTCAGTGGGACCCGAGGCTGAGCCCCAGGACCAGGCTGCCCCCCCCGGGCTTCACGCTCCTGACACACAAGAGGCCGCGGGGCCTCCGCTTGGAACTGCCCACCCCACGGCACCCGGTGCCCGGGAAGCCCGGCCTCGCTGCTGCACCTGCCCAAGCCCCATGACCAGATCTGCTGCTGGCTTGGGAAGCCGCTCCCCGCCCCAGCATATCTTCTCGCTCCCAGACCCCTGCTCCTGCATTCCTTCCCGTCCACCAGGGGACCCCCCCAACACACCCAGGTGACACCTCCTTGGTGCAGCCCCCCAGGGCGTCGGGGATCCCAGCGCTGGCTGCTGTCGCCTCCCTGTCCTCGGCAGGTGGTTTCCACGGCAACAATCGGTCCCAGCAGCCTCAGGCCAGGCAGAGCAGGGACCCCACTACCCATCGCTGCCGTGTGCATGGGGAGTGGCCTCACCCCTGTGACCCCTTCGCTCTTCCGGGGTGCTGAGCGGAGTGGAGGGAGCAGCAGATGCCCGAGGGAGGTGGCGGGGCCCTTGCCATTGCTAGGGGGCAAGAAGGCAGCCCCTGAGCTCCCCACCCTCACTGCGGGTCCAGACCCGCCAGGGATCCCGCCCAGCCTTACCCAGCCCCACGCAGCCATCCGTCaccaaaggctcagagagggctgTGCCCCAGGCCTAGGCCACACAGCTGCTGGGCAGCTCTGACCCTGCACGGACAGCGCCTCTCATCCCAGGAGCCTGGCCGAGACCCTCTGGTGCCCCATGAAGGCAGCGGGAGGGAGGGTGCCCAGCCAGCGCGAGCTGCATGGGCCCGTGCACACAGCCAGGGACTCCGGGCTCTGTCCTTGCGCGGGCCCTGCCGGGAACCCTGGGCCTCCTGACCCCGCCCGCCCCCAGGTGGGCATACTGGCGCTTTGCCACTGCTGAGGGTCCACCCGGACCATCGCAGACAGGCTTCCGGGGCAGCTGAAAACAGCAGAGCAAGATGCAGCTACAAGCCCGCCAGTCCCCGCAGATGGGGAGACGGAGGCCTGTAGGGGACGTCGCTCTCCCTGCTCACAGAGGCAGCAGGGACCCGGCCCGGACCTCCTGGACCTCCGCCCACGGCACCCGCGCCCACGGCACCCGCTCTGCAGCAGCAGTCCTGGCGCAGGCCCACGGCTGAGATCCCTCCATCCCGGGCCCGGCCCACCCGTGCCTGAGACAGCCTCAGCCCCAGAGACCAAGGTCACGCATCTTTGGCTGCTGAAACGTCGTAATCCCTTCACAGGGCCAGCACCTGAGTTCCCAGTTTGCACAGTCGCCCCCAACCCCGTCTCCTCTGGGGCTCACGTCCAGCCCATCTGTGCAGCCAGGAAGCGGCTAAAGTGCCCATCTCAGGGGGCCTCgaccaggcccagagagggtcagcacctgcccaaggccacagagcatGTCCGTGCCGGGTACAGAGCTGGGGCTCAGGCGAGGCTGCTGGGCCACCAGGTGCCAGGTCGCCTGGGAGCACGCAGGCAGACGTGAGAGCCAGCAGGCCAGGTAGGCAGTTTCTTTATTGAGGGTCTCGGACCCTGAGAGGGTGGCACAGGCCCGGGCTGTCCCGATGCCCCTCCAGGCCACAGCACCGGTCCCTTCCTGAGTGTGAGTGGCAGGGCCGGGCCAGCCCCCGGCCCCCGCTGGGCGGCTCACTTGGGGGTGCTGCCTTTGCTCTTCGGAGACCAGATCTTGGACAAGCGGAACTTGGACTTTTTCCTCTGGATGcctgaggggagggaaggacCGTGAGGCTACGCCCAAGGACCACGGGGCCCCCTGCCGGGAACGCCCTTCCCTTCCGCAGGCCAGTCCTCCCAGGGCCTCCGGAGCCTGCAGGGGGCTGGGCCCCAGCGAGAGGGCAGGCCCTGCATCCCCCACATGACCCCCAGGTGGACGCAAGGCCCTGCCACCCGCTCCCCACACCCTGACCACGTGGTCATCGGCCACTCCTTGGCTCCCTGGGGTGACGAGGAGCTCACACCCTCAGGGTGAGCTGCCGGATGGGGTCCAGCATGCACCACAGGAGGTCCCAGGCCACggagcccacctgcccctcctccacgcCCCCAGCCCCGAGTTACCCAGCGACTGGATCATGTTCTGCAGCATCTggtcctcctcctgctccctggaAGGGGACAGGTGACCCTGAGCAGCAGCACATGCTGGGCGGGGCCCGGACTGTCTCCAGCCCACCTTACCTGAGCCCCGTGCCCCACCCgacaccccccacctgccctcccacctGATGCCAGGCACACCTggcaccccctcctctccctggcaaCTCCTCCCTCTCTGGGGCCTGCCTCAACAgtgccctggggacaggagggccCCTGGCTGACCATGCCAGTGCCCTGGGGACGGGAAGGCCTGGGCTGACCTATGCCAAGGCCCCTTCGAGCTCATAGAGGTCACATTTGAGGCTGACCTCAGGTGCCAACCCTGGGGGCTCTGCACAGGGCCCTTCATGAAACATGGGACAGGAAGCTCTTTGGGGGACAGTCACACAGCTGCCACCCACCCCAGCATCCTCGAGACACAGGTGGCCATgtgaatttaagttaaaaataagatttgaacacactgactgccatgtgagctgtatttaactcaggctggtttcgagCCTGGGGcttcatgaagcaaaaccctgcagttggttcgtgaaaatcttacttgttgctGCTCTTagtgttacaattaatattgacaatttaattctaaaaacatggatggggttgcatataactcacacacagaaaacaagaaaaaataacaaatcagaaaggatcgttttgttttaataaaacaccgcGGCCCcagggaaagttttttttttctagtgtggccgtGAGTGTGTTAAACTTGGCTCCTCAGTCACAGGGGCTGCCGTGCAAGTACCCAGTGGCCATGCGTGGCCAGCGGCTGCCACACTGGGCAACACAGACAGGACGTTTCCATCACGAGACAGTTCCCAGGGGATGGTGCTGACCCCGAAGGTGGGAacagggggcaggaaggggccccGCGGCTGAGAGCCCCCAAGACTGCCACCCCACGACAAGCACACGGTGGGTCCTGCTCCTGCCCAGCGCCCCCCCTGGTGGCCTTGCGTACCTGAGCCGGTCCTCGTCCAGCAGGTCGACGATGTGGCTGCGGTCGTCCACGGTGCTCACGTACTGCGCCAgcagctcctgctcctgctgccGCTCCTGCGGCGACTTCAGACCCTCTGTGGGGACAGCCCGCCGTCAGCTGGCCTGACCCTCCTCGATCACCCCACGCACACGCTGCTCGGCCGTGGGAACGGAGGCCCAGGGTGCCGCGTCCCAGCCCCACAGCACAGCAAGGGCGGAAGCGGGACTGCCAGGACCTGAGCCCTGAAGCTGGGGCGCTGGGCACCGACCGCCAACACAAAATGCCAACAGCTCACGCTTACCGAGCGCTTTCTACCTGCCTGGTGCTGTGCTAAGCACCTGACACATAGTGACGCGTTTAATCCTCAGGACAGCTATGTGAGAGGGGAGATATGATTGTCCTCAATTTAGAAAGGATGATGTCCAGGCACAGAGACGTTAAGTGACTAGGCTGAggacacacagccaggaagtgggaCAGCTGGAACTCAACCCAGGgcctgcctggctccagagcaGGCCCCATCACCAGGACACCATCGGCCACAACACCAAGCGGTCCCCCATGCCACCCCTCCCGCAGGCAGGGCGACGCACCGGGCTTGGCCATCAGCCGGCGCAGCTGCCCCTCCAGGCCCAGCTGCTGCTCCTCCAAGTGCTGGTCCTTGGACCTGCCGTGGCAGACACAGTCTGAGGCCCGGCCTGGCTGGGCTGGCCTCCCCGCCTGGGCCTGACCGCACTGGGGGTCTGGCCTTCCAGGAGGCCCCGCAGGCAGCGCGGCGACGGCCCCTCACTTGTACATCAGCTCCGACTCCTGCCGCAGCAGCAGCTGCTTCTCGTGGATGAGCTGGAACCACTCCACCATGAGGCCGTCCTCCGAGTCATCTGGGGGGAGAAGCCAAGTGGAGCCGGTTGGGGGCAGGGCGGGCCCCCCAGGGCTGTCAGGTCTGCGCCAGGGCCCAGGGTCAAGCCTTGACCACCAGGCCAAGGCGCTCAGGCGggagctggcctggcctggggagcTGGGGCCAGCCTGTGGCGGGTTGGGGACACGGCTGGCCTGGGCTCACCTCCCTCAGCCGCCCGCAGACGCTTCTCCAGCTCCACGCCCCGGAACTCCAGGGCGTCCAGCTGCTGCTCGATGCTCTGCACCTGCCTCTGAATCTCCTCCTGGAGCACGTACTCGGGGTGCAGCTGGGGGACAAAGGGCGGTGAGGGGGACCCCAAGGGCTGTgctcctgccccctctcccctgcccgcCTACTCACCCTAACCGGGGAGGTCACTGTCTTGCCAGGCGGAGCAGGGACACTGGCCGGGCCCGGGGGCCTCCCTGGAGAAGGGCAGGGTGAGTGTCTGGGCCTCGGGCGTCAGACCCAGTGTGGTCCGGACatggcccctgcctcccccatgtcccctgcaccccacctggctgccctgcccctgcccgcagGCACCTGGGTAGCCCCAGCATGCCACAGGGCAAGAGCTCATATGGACACGCCCTCTGAGGCACCCCAGCCACCCAGTCCCTCCAGTGCCAGGAGGGGACACTCCACCCTCACCAGGTGTCGGACGAGGTGCTATGAAGCTACTGTGGTCTCTTCATGGGGGTGGGCCTGGGCACAGGGGATGGGGCCTCCCTCCATTCTAGGCCCAACGAGCTCCTATACATCCTCCAAAGCCCCAGCAGGCATCTCCTCCTCAGAGGAAGCTTCCCTTCATCTACGTCCCTAACAGAAAAGGCGACTCTGGAGCTGACCTGGTTTGCCCTGAGGATGGggtttctcctccttcttccagCTCTGGGCTTGGTCCTCCCACCCTGAGGGCTCAGGCCGAAGCCAGTCATCGGA
This window contains:
- the LOC123632553 gene encoding collagen alpha-1(XIV) chain-like isoform X1 — encoded protein: MSGTGTWGSTPGLLGSCGGAGGPWLGTWWVQGRQSPRKSSGPRHEASPVGCPCHLQSLAPSGRDGRDASLGPWPLTRPCNWSQEAEQDGLGGPPEHPWGPGGSGCPTTWCCRGCPAPPTWVAPPPAKHTANQRPSWTEAQVCRVPRVIRSCRRRSVHVRGFFQQPMEAPVVGQLIRPPRAVSLAPGTVPGTWQEPNKHLLSPHHPPRRGTARGRGPGSSCCCRPGPSGLSPSPGAPSPRGCFGSCVPAGLELGLLGPLPSLPCRPGTPPSARL
- the LOC123632553 gene encoding translation initiation factor IF-2-like isoform X2, yielding MAAWGWVRLGGIPGGSGPAVRVGSSGAAFLPPSNGKGPATSLGHLLLPPLRSAPRKSEGVTGVRPLPMHTAAMGSGVPALPGLRLLGPIVAVETTCRGQGGDSSQRWDPRRPGGLHQGGVTWMEAPVVGQLIRPPRAVSLAPGTVPGTWQEPNKHLLSPHHPPRRGTARGRGPGSSCCCRPGPSGLSPSPGAPSPRGCFGSCVPAGLELGLLGPLPSLPCRPGTPPSARL